One Indicator indicator isolate 239-I01 chromosome 30, UM_Iind_1.1, whole genome shotgun sequence genomic window, GGGACGGCCTCGCCTGGCCTCGGCCCAAGGCTTCCCCCGCCAGgcctcagcctccctgcccCGGCCCTAAACCTTCCCCCGCCAGgcctcagcctccctgcccCGGCCCAAACCTTCCCCCGCCAGgcctcagcctccctgcccCGGCCCTAAACCTTCCCCCGCCAGGCCTGAGCCTCCCTGCCCCGGCCCAAACCTTCCCCCGCCAGGCCTGAGCCTCCCTGCCCCGGCCTAGACATTCCCCCTCCTGGCCCCAGCCTTCCTACCCTGGCCCGGGCTTTCCCCAGCCGGGTTTGGGCCTCCCTTGGCCTCGGGGTGTTTCCCCTTCCCAGGGCTCCCACCCATCCCCCGGCTTCCACCGGCCCTGCCcgctttcccccctccctcttaTAGGCCCCGCTCCTGCCCGGCCCCCGCTCCTGCCCGGGCCCCGGCCCTTGCTTCCCCAGCCCCGCGCTGAGGCCTCTGTGCCCCTCAGACCATCGACCAGTTCGAGTATGACGGCTGTGACAACTGCGATGCCTACCTGCAGATGAAGGGCAACCGGGAGATGGTCTATGACTGCACCAGCTCCTCCTTCGATGGGTGAGTGGGGCCCAGGCCCGGCTGCCTTCCCCGGGCTGCCAATTTGGTGGCACCGCGGAGACAGCAGCCTGAGAACCATCCCCTCAcccccatccctcctgcaggaTCATGGCCATGATGAGCCCTGAGGACAGCTGGGTCTCCAAGTGGCAGCGAATCAGTGAGTGACTTTTCTCAGTTTTTAACTGTTGTTGTGGGAGCTGGAGAACTCTTTTTGTTCAGTAAATCCCTTCTCCAGGGCACTGGGAGTtactgctggggctgcagagggcaTTTTTGCCCCTGAGGAGGGGATTTCTACTCACTGTGATGGGGTTGCTCCTCCCAAGGTGTGGGGAGTTCCTTTTCTCAAGGTGGGGGAGTTTCTCTCCTCAGAGAGGGggcagctgtgcaggcagaggctggcagggatGCTTGCCAAGGTGCCACCCAAGGTGACTTTGGTGTTTTCTCTCCCCCAGGTAACTTCAAGCCAGGTGTCTATGCAGTGTCCGTGACTGGCCGCCTGCCCCAAGGTAATGCTCCCAGCTTGTGTTGAAGGGAGACTCCTGCATGGATGGCAGCTGAGGGCTTGTTCTGCGTGTTAGGTGGTGGAGCTGTAGCCAGTtttggtctccccagttcaagatggacagggatctactcaagagagtccaacagaggctatgaggatgctgaagggcctggagcactgcctgatgaggagaggctgagagccctggggctgtgcagtctggagaggagaagactgagaggggatttaataaatgtttataaatatctgaaggctgggggtcaagaggga contains:
- the SUPT4H1 gene encoding transcription elongation factor SPT4, with translation MALETVPKDLRHLRACLLCSLVKTIDQFEYDGCDNCDAYLQMKGNREMVYDCTSSSFDGIMAMMSPEDSWVSKWQRISNFKPGVYAVSVTGRLPQGIVRELKSRGVAYKSRDTAIKT